A single genomic interval of Armigeres subalbatus isolate Guangzhou_Male chromosome 1, GZ_Asu_2, whole genome shotgun sequence harbors:
- the LOC134209545 gene encoding zinc finger protein 184-like has translation MNATNFVTAELGATLDDFCRLCLRQYGAPWMHPWRERLPVGGTETTVSIPDMLVYCCGLPSNLTDELPQRVCIPCIKRLQQAFAICRDIKEKETILDRFLLNGSVLERLIKYEQFRFDKKDETPVEEINGIDEPLAEDIKLSETTLINVSNTFPLDEVDVSQSCVEELDNDQTQNPTSECFIRREENFTTTNLSNQCDSSREIASDCTQKIRTQARLQVKPKESLFQLKNKPLSKTKSLTANKCKRKAGRRSKLFEDVPSEPEEDGFFHCTLCPRKFPQRRNFREHWGVHLARKDQRYKCPECGKIFGKRDHLVRHVHKHRERT, from the exons ATGAATGCAACAAATTTCGTAACCG CGGAGTTGGGTGCAACGCTGGATGACTTTTGTCGACTGTGTTTACGGCAGTATGGAGCGCCCTGGATGCATCCATGGCGCGAACGTTTACCCGTAGGCGGAACAGAAACTACCGTATCCATTCCTGATATGCTGGTCTACTGTTGTGGGTTGCCGTCCAATTTAACTGACGAACTTCCGCAACGCGTCTGCATTCCATGTATCAAGCGGTTGCAACAGGCTTTCGCCATCTGCCGGGATATTAAGGAGAAGGAAACTATACTCGATAGATTTTTATTAAATGGGTCCGTTTTGGAGAG GCTAATTAAATACGAACAGTTTCGCTTCGACAAGAAAGACGAGACTCCTGTGGAAGAGATAAATGGCATAGATGAACCACTTGCAGAAGACATCAAACTATCTGAAACAACGCTAATCAATGTGTCCAATACGTTTCCATTAGATGAAGTGGACGTATCTCAATCATGCGTTGAGGAGCTGGACAATGACCAAACCCAAAATCCTACTTCAGAATGTTTCATAAGAAGAGAGGAAAACTTCACTACGACTAATTTATCTAATCAATGCGATTCTTCCCGAGAAATTGCTTCAGATTGTACCCAAAAGATTAGGACCCAAGCGCGACTGCAAGTCAAACCAAAGGAATCTTTATTTCAGCTAAAAAATAAACcattgagtaaaacaaaaagTTTAACAGCAAACAAGTGCAAACGAAAAGCTGGTAGACGTTCGAAGCTTTTCGAGGATGTACCTTCCGAACCAGAAGAGGACGGCTTCTTCCATTGTACGCTCTGCCCTCGCAAGTTTCCACAGCGGAGGAACTTTAGGGAGCACTGGGGTGTACATTTGGCCAGGAAAGACCAACGCTATAAATGCCCCGAGTGCGGCAAAATCTTCGGTAAGCGGGACCATCTTGTGAGGCATGTGCACAAGCACCGGGAACGAACTTGA